The genomic region TAATAAAAACTTGGACAGAGGCATTTGAATCGGATCTTTACCTTGTTTACTCAGCAATTCGAAATCTATCACCTTGCCTAATTCCAATACTAGATATAGATCGAGATGCAATTCCATATTGAGTGGTTGGAGGCAGATTCACCGGTTGCGGAAGAAAAGATAGCATTTGAGCCAGGCAACCTTGAGCAATATAGAAGTTATTAAGGCATCGCTCATTTCGGATTCTCCAGTGCCAATAGCAGTAGTTCCAGCAGCTACAATAGCAAGAATAAAGACAAAGGCAGATGCAATTGATTCAGGAGAAAAAGAAGCAGTAGCACCAAGCACAAAGGTAGGAGCAAAGTAACCTATAGAGTAGGCAAGGCCAAAGGCTGTAGAGGCATAGGTTGGGGTAGAGGCAGCTTATCGAAAAGCGAAATCGGTCGATCTGGTGCAATACTTCGGTGAATCTTCTGGAAAGTGCTAGTGACCACTTGTAAGTAGCCACCTATAGCTAGAAGTTTCCTGATTAGGGAATAAGCTGCCGAAAATATAGCAGCTAATTAGTTATCTAAGTCCGATGTTTAGCTCTACCCAACACCCGGACCACTCATACAAGAAAAGCTTGATTGATTGCCTAGTGTACGTTCCATCAGTGTTTTCCGTTCATGATTGTTGAGCGGATAGTACCTATTGCATATTTATCCAAATATGAAAGGTAGGCATGTATGCTCGAGAAATTCATCCAGTCTGACCTACTAAATAGTTAACACTAAGAAAGCATAGGAATAACTAGGGTAGGCAGGTTGGGGATCTTTAACATATATGATATTACCTGGATCTAtctatttgaattgtttaattcGGTGATAATGCGAAGTGCGTCCTTTTGGTGGGATCTTATTGAACCATTGAATCACTCTATAGAATCTCCAATAAGGAAACCTATAGCCAATGCACATAGCCCTACTACTGTTCTAAGGGGGAATACTCTGATGTAGGTTTGAGACTTTTCCTACAGTTGATTGCCGAGGTGAATATTCACTTGAAATCAGAAATTGAGAAGAATAGTTTTTTCATTCATTTGTATTACAATGCGTCTACAGGAACATATAAAGATGGTTCAACACTCTAGATCCTACAATCAAGCGCCAGATCCTATAATCAAGCATCCAGATCCTATAATCAAGCATACATCAACATTATCTACAGGATAGGAAAGAATCATCTACAAGATAGgaaagaatcacaagagaaaacaGGGAAAGAATCAATCCAAATCGCAACATTCCCCCTCAAGTTGGTGCATAGATATCACACATGCCCAACTTGCCCAAAAACTTCGAGAACACTCGACTTGAAACTGCTTTGGTGAGAATATCGGCCTACTGATCCTCTGATCGAATCTGAGGCAACACCACAATCTTCTCATCCAACTTCTCCTTAATGAAGAATCTGTCTACCTCCACATGCTTTGTACGATCATGTTGAACTGGATTATGAGCAATATCACAGGCTGCTTTATTGTCACAATATAGTTGAATTGGCTGCCTAGGCAAACAACCCAAATCTCATAGAAGAAGTCTTAGCCACAACGCCTCACATACTCCAAGTGCCATACCTCTAAACTCAGCCTCCGCACTTGATCGTGCAACAACATTCTGTTTTTTGCTTCTCCATGTAACGAGATTACCTCCTACAAAGGTGAAATAACCTGAAGTAGAACGCATGTCATCTACTACTCCAGCCCAGTTAGCATCAGTATATGCATCCACACTTTGATAATCCTCATTTCTAGTGAATAAAATTCCTTTTCCAGGAGCAGACTTCAGATACCTCAAAATGCGCAGAACTACATTCATATGTTGCTCTCCAGGATTATGCATAAACTGGCTAACAATACTTAATGCATAGGCAAGGTTTGGCCTTGTGTGTGCTAAGTACATCAATCTTCCTACGAGTCTCTGGTATCTTCCTTTATCAACTGGCACCTGATTAGACTCAATACATAACTTCAATCCTTCTTCCACCGGTGTATCAATTGGTTGACATGCTGACATACTAGTTTCCCGTAACAAGTCTAAGGCATACTTTCTTTGAGACAGAAAGATCCCTTTATCAGATCGAGACACTTCGATCCCAAGGAAATGTTTCAAGGGGCCGAGGTCTTTCATTTCGAATTCGCTGGACAAGTAACCCTGTAGAGCCTTCCTTTCTTCAGGATCATTTCTTGTAACCACcatgtcatccacatacacaatAAGTGCAGTGATCTTACCCTGCTATTTCTTCAAGAATAAAGTGTGGTCTGAATTGCTCTGACGGTAACCAAAGGCTCTCACAGACTTTGTGAATCTTCCGAACCACGTCCTTGGAgattgtttcaacccatacaatgatttctGTAATCTGCACACCTTCCAACTATGTATTTTTGGTATCATGCATCCGGGTGGGAGTTCCATGTAGACTTCTTCGGACAACTCTCCATGTAAAAAAGCGTTTTTCACATCAAATTGTTGTAACGGCCAACTCAAGTTCGCAGCTAGAGACAACAAGACTCGTACTGTGTTGattttagctacaggtgcaaatgtctctgtATAATCAATCCCATAGGTTTGGGTGTACCCTTTTGCCACCAGTCCCGCCTTAAAGCGTTCAATTGTACCATCTACTTTGTACTTCACAGTATAAACCCACCGACATCCAACTGGTTTCTTTCCTAATGGACGGTCAACAAGTTCCCAGGTTTTATTTTCCTACAATGATTTCATCTCCTCATTCATAGCGGCTTTCCACCTTGGGTCAACTAAGGCTTCCTGCACATTGTTAGGAATAGATACAATAGATAATTGATTTACAAATGACTGATTTGATTCTGACAAACGATGGTTAGACACATAATGACTCATGGGATATTTAACTTTACTACAAAGTTCGGGTTCATATGTGGGTTCAGGGATACCTTTGGTGAGATGTTGTGGTAGCTGTTTTCTAGATGGTTCATGAACATTCTCAGCAAGTGATTGGTTTGGTGTATCAGTTGCTTGTGGTGTGATGGACTCGGACTGAGGTAGAGCCACAACTTCAATTTCTGGGTGTTCATCACTACTTTCATCCAATTCCCCCACTTCTTGATTAACAGGTTCAGGGAGTTCCCCTTCTTCAGAGATGTCCAAGTTACCCACATCTTCAGAGATGTGAACATCCACATCTTCAAAGAGTTCATCATCATAGTCTAGAGTCTGAATTTCCTTCTGGTACTCCCCCTGAAGTTCAGGCTCAGCAAAAAAATACATCGAGTCTTCATGAAAAACTACATCCAATGTAATAAACATTCGTTGGGTTGGAGGATGATAGCATCGATACCCCTTTTGATAAGCGACATATCCTAGAAAGACACATTGCAGCGCTCGAGGAGATAACTTGTTGCGCTGATGCTTATGGAGGTGTACGAATGCTACACAACCAAAGATGTGAGGAGGTAAATTTGGGATGGCTGGAGCAACAATCGCCTCAGCGAGAGCCTTGGAGGGTACCCGGTTGATCAAATATGCTGCCGAGGTAAGTGCTTCGCCCCAATAGGACAACGGCATATGGGCTTCTATCAATGAAGCACAGACAACCTCCAACAAGTGACGATTTTTCCTCTCGGCCagcccattctgctgaggtgtatTGGAACAAGTAATTTGATGAATACTTTGTGTGCTTCCAGATACTGCTGAAGTTCAGAACTCAAATATTCGCCTCCATTGTCACTACGGAGAACCTGAACCTGTGTATTGTATTGAGTGTGAACCatgttataaattttttttaattaacaagttcacttcACCTTTAGACTTCATCAAGCTTACCCAAGTCATCTTGGTACAATCGTCAATAAAAGTAACAAACCAACGTGATCCACCCAAGGTAGTGACTTTGGACGGACCCCAAACATCAGAATGTATGATCATAAAAGGAACTGGACTTTTATTCAAAGTTAATGGAAATGAAACACGATGGCTTTTTGCAAGTTCACAAACTTCACACCGGAAACTAGAAACATCAAATTTTGCAAATAAACTAGGAAATAATTTGTTTAGGTAACCAAAGGAAGCATGCCCCAGATGTCGATGCCATAACCAGATTTCATATTTTTGCTTCTCTCCCTCAGAGCCATCCACCGTTAGAGCTTGACGCAGCTTGTCTGAACTCTTTGACACCAAGTCCAATTAATACAGCTATCCTCGCCTAACACCACAACCAATCATTTGCCTCGTTCGGATGTCCTTAAACACACAAAAATCAGGCCAAAAAATTACAACACAAAGTAAGGCAGTGGTGATTTGGGAAACTGACAACAAATTGTAATCCAAAGATGGAATGACTAAAACAGAATCTAGATTCAAAGTATCAGTGAGAGGTAAGGGTCCTTCTCCAATAACTGGGGCCGAAGAGCCATTGGCAGTGGAAACAAATTTTTGTGAGGACAATTTAAGGGGTGAGACCTGTCTAGAATCAAATGTCATATAATCCGTAGCACCGGAATCAATTATCCATGCACTATTAGAAACAAGTGTAGACATATTTAAAACCTTACCACCATTACCTGTCGCTGCTGCTAATGCCGAGAGTTGTCCAGCAACATCATCCGTTGTCTTTGTTTCAACAACCGCAGCACTGGAGGTCTTCTTGGAATTCCTCTTCCGTGAATTGTGGCTATGATCCCACCATTCTGGATACCCCACAAGTTCAAAGAAGTGACTTTTGGTATGACCAGTTTGATTGCAATGGGTGCATTTGTAGGTGGATTTATCAGCACCATTAGTGGTTTTAGGCTGGCCTTGAGAAGGCCGGTTCTGATTAGACCAATATCGAGTCACCATGGTTGAAGCTTCAGTCTTTTTTGGTTCTTCAATCATCATTGTGCGTCAAACAGATTCACGGCGGACCAATGCATAACATGCTTCTAATTCGGGAATAGGATCCTTTCTCAAAATTTCACCACGGACTTGTTTGAATTCACCATCTAATCCAGCAAGAAAAATATGCACCCTTTGTCGCTGAACTGATTTTCGGTAAGATTCAACATCATTCTCACTCTCCATGATCACCTTATCACGATGATCCAACTCACCAAAAATCTCAATTAATTCTCCATAATACACAGAGAGTGTTCTGCCATTCTGTTTGGCAGAGAAAGCCCTCTGATTCAAGACAAACACCTGCAATTCATCTGCTCCATTATAAAAAGCTTTAGAAAGAGCTTTCTAAATATCTCGAGCGGTGGGTAAGCGAATGTATCGCTTCATAATTTCTAGGGACATAGACATCAACAGCCATCTCTTGACCTTTTGATTATCTGCATACCACTTCTCATACTTATCATCCTTCTCAGTCGGTGGCTATGAATTACCACGAATGAAAGAGAGTTTCTCCTTCTCAACAATATGCATCTCCATGATTTGAGACCACAAATCATAGTTTGTTTCATCGAGTACAATCCCTGCATTGAATGATGAACCTTCAGATTGAGTAATAATGGTAGCACATTTGGTCCCAGATGTTTCCGAATCTGCATCTGCCATGGTTCAATGAAGGGTACAAATGATTCAAgctttgaagctctgataccaacttgaAATCAGAAATTGAGAAGAATATTTTTTTCATTCATTTGTATTAAAATGCATCTACAGGAACATATACAGATGGTTCAACACTCTAGATCCTACAATCAAGCGCCAGATCCTATAATCAAGCATCCAGATCCTATAATCAAGCATACATCAACATTATCTATAGTATAGGAAAGAATCATCTACAAGATAGgaaagaatcacaagagaaaacaGGGAAAGAATCAATCCAAATTGTAACATATTCATCATGTAGACAACAATGCAGTATAAGATGATTAGAAGAGAGAATAGAAACATTTTCTAATGGTTGAAGTTCAATTCCTATTCAGGTGTGAAAGCATTTGTTTGTTGATTCCTTCCCCTTAATTAATCATTTTGCTAGAATAAGTAGAGAGTGGTTGTTTTTTTGTTGATTCCTTCCCCCCCCCAACTATAGAGGTAGGGAGTGGTAGGCCAGCTGGCTAAAATATTGGACATCCATGGATCATGGACGGTATCCAACACAACTGAATTGGAAGGCCTTTGTTTGCATCCTTCCCCCAAGCATCCATCTGATGCATTCCGCAGTAGGCATTGAACTGAGTGAATCACCTAATGGCATCTACCTCCAAACAAGGCTAATCTCTCCTCCCACCttccccctactattctatggaggTGCACCAAATTCTATATGTAACATACCCCTAGCAACTCTAATTGCAAGCTTATTAATTAATGCCCATTATTCTATAGACtcaccctacaattctatgggatgAGTAATGCTAAAATAGTTATAGAAGGCTCGAGTGGGCCCTACTATTATATGGTGGAAGAAATAGTGTAGGGTGTGCATGAGGAAAGATAAAGAAGTTGGTGGGTGGTATAGTTTTGGCTTATGTCCGAAGAAAGAAATGAGTTGGCAGGCCATCCATGGCTGGCAGGAGTATTGCTTCTAGATAGGATCCATCCTCTACACCATCCATGATCGGTTCACCAGGCCATTAAGGAATAAATAGTAGTTCAGGCTAAAGTGTTAGGTTAGAAAGAGGGATCTTTATTCCGATCGTGCAGCCTTGTTTGGAGTGAGGTTGTGAATCCATCGTCGGATTAATCCGATCAATAAGCAGAATGGCCCCAGGTGGGAGATAAAACCGTTGGGATTTGCAAGCAAATCCCACCCTTGCTATCCCATCTGCCCCAAGAATGCAAGAAAACCTATCCAGAGGCAAGGAGTAGTCGTTGGTCATGGAGCTAAAGCCGTTGGTCTAAACTAGGCTAGGACCCTATGCTCTGTATACCATGGGTGAGGGCTATGCTATCTATACCGTGGGTGATCCGGTTACGTATATAATTTGGCCGATCAACTATCTATCTGGTTGGGGTGGGTGGGCCTTGCCCTATTCGCTAGGGGTAGTTTGAGAtcgcctatagatagtaggggagGAGCAAAACAACATATCAACTAGGCCAATATAACCCCCTTGGGGACCTTCTATTCCTCAAAAAGGGTGGGCCCTACTATTTTAAGGCTGGAACTATAGTATGACTATAGATGGAGGGAGGGAATTGTTGCTACCATAGAATTTGAGGGGCCCTCCTCCTATAGAATGCTAGGGTCCAGTCAagattctagaactattttagcATTACTCTACCCCCCTACCCCCCTAAGCTATAGTTCTATGTTTCGAATGGGGTTCCAATCAAGCCCTAAACGGACTACTCGCCTGATTGAGTCGATAGATGTCGttgttggcatgttacgtatataatctAACAGTGTAGATTACTAggttgcccccccccccccccccctttataATAGTAGGTCGTAGAGATGCAAGGTGGATATAGTTTCCCTCTCGTCCCCTTCAAAATTATAGCCTGGGGTGCCCCCCCCCCTATGAAATTTAAGTTGCATATTATTCATCGGGGGCTTCACTCTTCAATTTTGCCAAGGTCCTAGGCATAGGCCCCAAGCTTCCCCAAACAAAGGTCCAGGGTTGGCAATAGTAGGGACTTATCATCTGTAAattcccctactattctatgggcggaAGCTTCAAGTCAACTATAGTCGCAAGAGACATATATCGAATTGATATGCATGCTTCTTACCTTTTTTATGCTTATTCAATGTTGCCAATTTGCGTGCACCGCTCTGAAGAGGAGATATTCCCATCTCAGAAATCAATGTGAAGTGTAAGTGCATGTCTATAGATAGATGAGGAAAGGTGAATAGAAGAAGAATTGAAGTGTTCCCCTCATGTTTCCCCTAAGAATCATGTATGTATTTAGGCACTGGGGAACTACCATAGACTaggtttccccccccccccccccaccctacCTAACAAATAGTAGGGGCCCGACTTGACACCTCCTATTGATCAGTGGTCACCGACTAAAGCCTTCATTTCCCCCACTATTATCTTTCATTTGGGGGCCTTAATCCAGTAATGAGTGGCTCCATTCCCCATCAGTTGTTAGCTTCCCTTGCCTCCCATCCATCCGATCCACCCAAATCAAACTTATTCCCGAATCAAGACAGCTAACTTGAAATcaagaccaataggcttcattcccctcCTCTCCCATCCATCTGATGCACCCCAAAAAATCTTATTCCCTTGCTCTCCCATCTGTATCCATTATTGATGCCCTGCCCTTGTCATTGATTAGTGCTGAACCCAACTGATATAGGATAGAAAGGCCCGTGATTAGTGCATCGAAGAGGCTGAGGAGGCATTAGGTCATTAGCCAAATCAAGACCAATAGACCAAGATAAAGAATTAATTCCCAGCTTCCCTCACCACCCTTTCTCTCCAATGAGCCCAATTTGTTCCTCTTCAAAACCTCCCTTCTTCT from Cryptomeria japonica chromosome 3, Sugi_1.0, whole genome shotgun sequence harbors:
- the LOC131045581 gene encoding uncharacterized mitochondrial protein AtMg00810-like — encoded protein: MVVTRNDPEERKALQGYLSSEFEMKDLGPLKHFLGIEVSRSDKGIFLSQRKYALDLLRETSMSACQPIDTPVEEGLKLCIESNQVPVDKGRYQRLVGRLMYLAHTRPNLAYALSIVSQFMHNPGEQHMNVVLRILRYLKSAPGKGILFTRNEDYQSVDAYTDANWAGVVDDMRSTSGYFTFVGGNLVTWRSKKQNVVARSSAEAEFRACDIAHNPVQHDRTKHVEVDRFFIKEKLDEKIVVLPQIRSEDQ